GAGCGCCAGCGCCACGGTCCGCTCCGGGTCCACGGTGCCGCCGAACATCCGATTGCGGATGATGGCCAGGGCATGGGCGATCTGCGCGACGCGCAGGCTGTGCTCCTGGATGTTCTCGGGGTACGTGCTGTGCATGAGGCCCCAGCGGCGGATGAACTTCATCCGCGACAGGTACGCGAAGAAGTGGCTCATCGGCGCCTCCCGCGAGCGGCGGCCGGCGTCACCGGCCCGGCCGGCACTCGCCGGCCGGGCCTACTCTAGATCAGACGCCGAGCTCGCGGGAGGTGATCTTGTAACGGAACGAGTCGGGGTCGAGGCTGTCGAGCCGGCCCTCGGCCGTCTCGGCCTGCGGGTACATGAAGAACGCGATCGGCTCGCCGGTCGAGTTCGGCAGCTTCACGTCGTGCGCGTAGTTGTAGGCGAGATAGTTCATCTCCCAGGCGCCGAACAGCTTCGCGCGCGCCCGGCGGACGATCGGGTCGCCGAGCGGCAGGCCGCCCTTCTCCTCGAGCACGACCTTGCGGACGTCGGCCGGATCGACGGGCACCCAGCCGCGCGCCGGCAGGTAGAACTCCGCGCGGCAGTGCTGGGCCTTGGTGATGTCGCCGCTCCTGCCCAGGCTCTTGAATTCCCCCGAGTCCGCGACGCGCACGCCGTAGACGTCGCGCGCCGGGATCCCGACGGCGCGCGCGAGCCCCACGAAGAGCGCGTTGAGGTCGGCGCACTTGCCGCCGAGGTTGCGGGTCTCGAGCATCCAGCCGATGTCGCCGACGCCGCAGCCGCGCACCTTCGGATCGCGGAAGGTGTTGTCGACGATCCACTCGTAGATCGCCCGCGCCTTGTCCAGGTCGGTCTTGGCGCCCTGCGTGATCTCGAGCGCCGTCGCGCGGACGATGCCGTCGGTCCGGATCAGCTTGGTGGCCGCGAGGTACCGGGCGAGGGTGCGCTTGTCCTCGGGCATGACCGTTACCGGCTCCCTGGGGTCCACGGCGCGGTCGCGCGTCGCGTGGCGCGTCGTCACCTCGACGACGGGCGCCTTCTCGGTTTCCGGCCACTCCGCGTAGAGGATCCCGGCGTTGTACTTCTCGTCGCGATAGACGCGCATGACCGTGGCGTTGCCCGTCCACGTCTGCCCGAGGCCCTTCTGGTAGTCCGTGTCCGCCGTGAGCGGGAGGGGCACCCAGGCGCGCGCGACGCCGGCCGGGCTCGCGATCTCCACTCGCGCCGTCACCTCGAACGCGCGCCACTTCGCCGTATCCTGCCCCGCCGCGCCACGCGCGGCATCGGGCCACCCGAGCCCGCCGAGGGCGAGCGCGGCCGACGCGCCGACTCCCGTCCCGAGAAATTGTCGCCGGTCCATCGTGTGTTCTCCTCGTCCAGCGTTTGTCGCATCCCGTGTGAGATGCGAATCGGCTGTCGTTCGATTCGAGCGCACATAGTAGGGGTGCGCGGGACGACGTCAAGGGGTTAGGGCATGACGATGGATGCGGCGCGCGCGGATAGAGCGCTCCTATGGGAGCGGTCAGACGCGGAGTCGGGGATCGAGCGTGTCGCGGAGCCAGTCGCCGAGCAGGTTGACGCCGAGCGCCGTGAGGGCGAGCGCCGCGCCCGGGAAGGCGGCGAGCCACCAGGCGACGTAGAGGAAGTCGCGGCTCTCGGAGAGCATGCTCCCCCACGCGGGCGTCGGCGGCTGGATGCCGAAGCCGAGGAAGCTGATCGCCGCCTCCGCGACGATGAACGAGGAGAACTGGAGGCTCGCGACGACGATGATGGACGGCGCGACGTTGGGCAGGACGTGGCGGAACAGGATCCGCGCCCGGCCCGTCCCGAGCGCCGCGGCGGCCTGCACGTAGTCGCGCTGCTTCACGGAGAGCACCTCGCCGCGCACGACCCGCGCGTAGACGACCCAGCCGGCCGCCGACAGGCTCAGGATGATGTTGCGGAGGCCCAGGCCGACGATCGCGTTGATCGTCAGCGCGAGCAGGATGAACGGGAACGAGAGCTGGACGTCGGCGATCCGCATGATGACGGCCGAGGGCCAGCGCTCGACGAAGCCCGCGACGAGGCCGAGGAGCCCGCCCACCACGGCGGTGAGCAGGACCGTGCACGCGCCGATGAAGAGCGCGAGCCGCGCGCCGTAGAGCACCCGCGCCAGGAGGTCGCGGCCGAGCTGGTCCGTGCCGAGCGGATGCGCGCGCGTCCCCGGCGGCCGGAGGCTCTGGACGAAGTCGGTCGTGAGCGGATCCTCCGGCGCGAGCCAGGGCGCGAGCACGGCGGCGGCGAACGCGGTCGCGGTCAGGCCGATCCCGAGCCATTTCTTCATGGAACCGGGCACAGGCGCCCGGGCTTCGCCACGCCCGTGCCCCGGCGCAGCCACCCACGAGGGCCGGCCATTCGCCCGATCCGAGCCCGCGCCACCGTCGGCGTCACCGTAAGCGCACGCGCGGGTCGAGCCAGCCGTAGGCGAGATCCACCAGGAGATTGATCAGCGTGTACATGACCGAGATCAGGAAGACCGCGGCGAGGACGACCGGGAAGTCGCGGTTCAGGAGCGCCTGTACGGTGAGCCGCCCGAGGCCGGGCCAGGCGAAGATCGTCT
This window of the Candidatus Methylomirabilota bacterium genome carries:
- a CDS encoding transglutaminase domain-containing protein; amino-acid sequence: MDRRQFLGTGVGASAALALGGLGWPDAARGAAGQDTAKWRAFEVTARVEIASPAGVARAWVPLPLTADTDYQKGLGQTWTGNATVMRVYRDEKYNAGILYAEWPETEKAPVVEVTTRHATRDRAVDPREPVTVMPEDKRTLARYLAATKLIRTDGIVRATALEITQGAKTDLDKARAIYEWIVDNTFRDPKVRGCGVGDIGWMLETRNLGGKCADLNALFVGLARAVGIPARDVYGVRVADSGEFKSLGRSGDITKAQHCRAEFYLPARGWVPVDPADVRKVVLEEKGGLPLGDPIVRRARAKLFGAWEMNYLAYNYAHDVKLPNSTGEPIAFFMYPQAETAEGRLDSLDPDSFRYKITSRELGV
- a CDS encoding ABC transporter permease, whose amino-acid sequence is MKKWLGIGLTATAFAAAVLAPWLAPEDPLTTDFVQSLRPPGTRAHPLGTDQLGRDLLARVLYGARLALFIGACTVLLTAVVGGLLGLVAGFVERWPSAVIMRIADVQLSFPFILLALTINAIVGLGLRNIILSLSAAGWVVYARVVRGEVLSVKQRDYVQAAAALGTGRARILFRHVLPNVAPSIIVVASLQFSSFIVAEAAISFLGFGIQPPTPAWGSMLSESRDFLYVAWWLAAFPGAALALTALGVNLLGDWLRDTLDPRLRV